GGGGAGCTTGTCGATGTCGAAGTACTCCTCGGGAGCCAGCTCGTAGAGGTCCTTGTCGATGGGCTCGCGGGGCTCGATGCGGTTGCGGATTCCGTCAATACCGGCCATGAGGACGGCCGCGAAGCACAGGTAGGGGTTGGAGGAGGGATCCGGCACCCGGTACTCCACTCGCTTGGCCTTGGGGGAGGAGCCGGTGACCGGGATGCGGATGCAGGCCGAGCGGTTGCGGGCCGAGTAGACCAGGTTGACCGGCGCCTCGAAGCCGGGGACCAGGCGGTGGAAGGAGTTCACCGACGGGTTGGTGAAGGCCAGCAGCGCCGGGGCGTGGGCCAGGATCCCACCGATGTACCAGCGGGCGAGGTCCGAGAGCTGGCCGTAGCCCCGCTCGTCGAAGAACAGCGGCTTGCCGTCCTTCCACAGCGAGTGGTGGGTGTGCATGCCCGAGCCGTTGTCGCCGAAGATCGGCTTGGGCATGAAGGTGGCCGTCTTGCCGTTGCGCCAGGCCTCGTTCTTGATGATGTACTTGAACTTCATCATGTCGTCGCCCGCGGCGAGCAGGGAGCTGAATCGGTAGTTGATCTCCTGCTGTCCGGCAGTGCCGACCTCGTGATGAGCCCGTTCGATCTCCAGTCCGGAGGCGAGGCAGGTACGGACCATGCGGTCCCGGATATCGGCCATCTGATCGTTGGGGGAGACGGGGAAGTAGCCGCCCTTGAAAGCGGTCTTGTACCCCTTGTTGCCGCCCTCCTCCTCTCGCCCGGTGTTCCAGGCCGCCTCGCAGGAGTCGATGGCGTAGAAGGACTCGGCTGGTGAGGCCTCGTAGCGCACCGAGTCGAAGAGGTAGAACTCGGCCTCGGCCCCGATGTAGCAGGTGTCAGCGATTCCGGTGGAGCGCAGGTAGTCCTCGGCCTTGGCGGCGATCGAGCGGGGGTCGCGGGAGTAGACCTCGTCCGTGAAGGGATCGACGATCGAGAAGTTGACGACCAGGGTCTTCTCCTCGCGGAACGGGTCCAGGAATGCGGTGGTCACATCGGGAACCAGCTTCATATCTGACTCGTGGATCGCGGTGAAGCCTCGGATCGATGAGCCGTCAAACATCAGGCCGTCAGTGAGTGCCTCATCCTTGAAGGCCGCCACAGGAATAGTGAAGTGCTGCATGACGCCGGGTAGGTCACAGAACCGCACATCGACCAGCGCGACATTCTCCTTCTCGATGAACGTCAGTGCCTCGGATGCGTCCTTGAACATATCTCCTCCAAGTGGGAACGGCGCACATACTCCACACGTATGCACTGCGGCTGACAACGGCCACTATATTGACGCTACCGTGACAAAGGAATGGCGTCAGTGTTGCCTGAGTGTTTCGCCCGTTCATCGCTGGGCCTCAGTGACTCCGGCAGGGCTCTGAGTGATGGGAGATGGAGGTGGGGCGGGTGCTGAGAGAGTCAGCGCCCGCGCATGGCACGGCGGTCGGGGCGGACCCGATTGGGATCGATGTGCTTGGGGATCGGCAGGTTCTTGCCGGCCATCGACGTCAGACGCTTGGAGACCTGCGTGATCTCGCTGTCAGTCAGTGACGTGGGCTTGGTCGGGAGCTGGCGCAGTGTCTTGGACAGGTCGGTCAGGCGTACCTGGCCGGCGTCAGTGCCCACCTGAAGGGTGTGGATGGGAACGGTCGACAGCAGCCGATGGACCTTTCGCTCCTCCTCGGCCAACATGCGTCGGGTGCGGGTGCTGGGTCCCTCCGCGATGAGAACGACACCGGGGCGTCCCACCAGCCGCCACACGAGGTCCTGGTCCTTGGTGAAGGCCACGGGCTCGGGCTCCACAAACCAGCCCCGACCGATCTGGTCCAGAACGGCCTTCGCCGCTCCTGGCATTCCCTCGATCTGGGAGAAGGAAGCACGGCGCACCACGACTGACAGAATGACCATGTCGATCGTGAGCGCCATGAGGATGCCCACCATCAGCCAGTACCACAGGGACAGTCCGTAGCCGAAGGAGACAGCGGCCCCCAGGGCGAGGCAGGTGGCGAGTACCGCCAGCATCACCCATCCGATCCACGGGTAGCTCCGCCGCGAGATCGTGTAGGAGTCCTTGATGTTCTGAAGGTACTGAGCCAGCCGGCGCTTCTTCTTCGGCTGGGGGGACTGGGCACTACTCACGGGCACACCATAGACGACGTTGGTGCGCCGGCACACATGGTCTCGCCGTCAGCGTGGCAGGCCGGTGCGCACCGGGAACCCGGTCGGCTGCGTGGGACCCGCGCCTCGCCTTCAGCAGGCGGCGGCGAGGTGGGGGTGGGCCCCTAGCAGGGCCGACGCCTCCTGGCGGGCGGTGGCCGGCTCGGCGAGCTGCGAGAGGTGCTCGGGGATGGGGCGGCCGCGCTTGACCATGGCCCGTCCCCACAGCATGCCGGCGCGGTAGGAGGAACGCACCATGGGGCCGCTCATGACGGCGGCGAACCCGATCTCCTCGGCCAGGCGGCTGAGATCCACGAACTCCTGGGGTTTGACCCAGCGGTCAACGGGGTGGTGCAGCTTGGAGGGGCGCAGGTACTGGGTGATGGTGAGGATGTCGCAGCGCGCCTCCACCAGGGCGGCCATGGCCGCCTCGATCTCGTCACGGGTCTCGCCCATGCCCAGGATGAGGTTGGACTTGGTGACCAGTCCTGCCTCCGCGGCGGCCGTGATGACGTCGAGGCTGCCCTGGTAGGAGAAGGCCGGCCGGATCCGCTTGAAGATGCGCGGGACCGTCTCCAGGTTGTGGCCGAGAACCTCGGGGCGCGAGGAGAAGACGTCCTCAAGCGCGTCGGGGTTTCCCTTGAAGTCGGGGATGAGCAGCTCGACACCGGTGCCCGGCGAGAGCTCGTGCACCTGGCGGGCGGTCTCGGCGTAGAGCCAGGCACCGCCGTCGGGACGGTCGTCGCGGGCCACCCCGGTGACGGTGGCGTAGCGCAGGTCCATCTCCTTGATCGAGACTGCCACGCGCCTGGGCTCATCGACGTCGTACTCGGTGGGACGTCCGGTGGCGATGTCGCAGAAGTCGCAACGTCGGGTGCACATCTCGCCACCCACCAGGAAGGTGGCCTCACGGTCGTTCCAGCACTCGTAGATGTTGGGGCAGTTGGCCTCAGCACACACCGTGTGCAGGCTCTTCTCCCTCACCAGGCCGCGGACCTCCTGGTAGGTGTCGGAGACGACGGCGCGGGTGCGCAGCCAGTCGGGCTTGGACTCAATGGGGGTCTGGGCATTGCGCGCCTCAACCCGCAAGAGCTTACGTCCCTCAGGGGCCACGGTGGTGCTCACGTCTACCTCTCCTCGCTGACGACGGTTCCACGGTGAGTCTAGTACTCCCCCGAGGTTTATAGGACCTCCGGCCTAGGAGTGAGGCCTGTTGTCACGTGGCATCCGCCACCAAGGGAGTCAGATGGTTCTCCAGAGCGCAGACCAGAGCATCCGCGGGGGCGCTGGTCTCCAGATGCCTGCCGGTCTCTGCTGTCAGTGAGGTCACGCCGGCGTCGTCGATTCCGCAGGGAATGATGCGATCCAGGGAGAAGGCCTCCAGGTCGGGGTCGACGTTCAGGCCGATCCCGTGCATGGTCACGCCGCGGGCGACCCTCACCCCTAGAGCGCAGATCTTGCGCTCGGGGCGCACAAGCTGATCCGCCTCGCCCGCGGCTTCAGGATCGGCCGGCAGCCAGACCCCGGAGCGCCCCTCAACACGGATCGTCTCCAGTCCGTAGAGGTCGCACAGGTCAATGACGGCGGCCTCCAGGGCCCGTACGTAGCGGATGACGTCAATGGGTTGGGTCAGGTGCAGGATCGGGTACACGGTCAGCTGTCCGGGCCCGTGCCAGGTGGTCTTGCCGCCACGGTCCACGTCGACCACCGGTACGTGACCGGGCTCGACGACGTCGGCGCTGGGCCGCTCCCAGGAGTGGGCCCTCCTGCCGACGGTGTAGACCGGCTCGTGCTCCACGAGCAGGAGCGTGGAGGGGCGACGTCCCTCGGCGACTTCACCGTGAAGATCCTTCTGCCGCTGCCAGCCCTCATGGAAGGGGATGAGCCGGGAACCGAGCTTCATGTCCTCACGCAGCACGGGCGCAGTCTACGTGACCACAACCGGCACTCGAGCCCGAGTTATCCACAGGCCGGTCGAAAGGGCTGGTCATTCCGGAGTGCCGTGATGACCATGGAGTGTATGAGCCCGACGACGTGCCCCCGCCCTGCCGACCGCTCTCGAGACGGTGCCTCCAACCGTGCCAGGCCCCGGCGCCGTCACCTGTCCTTCCGTCGGCCCCGGCCTCGGCGTGTCGGCTCCCCTCGCGCAGCCTCGCTGCCTCCCTCCGACGCGGAGCCGAGCATTCCCGACTCGGCACTCAGCACCCTGTCGCAGCAGGGCTACACCGTTGGTGAGGTCATGGGGCGCTCGACCGCCTCCAGCGCCCCTCGCCGTGGGCTGGACGGACAGGGGCGTGACGTGGTCATCCGGGTCGTCGACCTGCCCCACGGACGTGCTGGAGCCATAGTCCTGCGGCGCTTGGCCGATCTGCGCGTCCTGCGCCACCCTGGCCTGGTGACCGTGCGGGAGGTGGTCTCGCTGCCCGACAACCGGGCAGGCGTCATCATGGACCTCGTTGAAGGGGCGGGACTCGACGTGGTCCTGGGGGCGCGAGGACGGCTGAACGTCTCCTGGCTGGCCACGCTCCTGGACGTTCTGGGCTCGGCACTGGCCTACCTGCACGAGCATGGAGCGACCCACGGGGACGTATCTGCCGGCAACGTCCTGGTGGCCGCTGATGGACATCCGGTCCTTGTTGACCTACTGGGCTCCGCCATGGAGACGGGTACACAGGAGTATGCCGCGCCGGAACGTCTCACCGGTGCCCCGGCGTCCTCTGCCGGTGACGTCTACGCCCTGGCCCGTCTGCTGACCGAGTGCGCGGGACAGGGTGGCACTGCCTCCCGGCGCCTGGCGGGAATCCTGACTGACGCGCTGGCCGAGGATCCCGCTGACCGTCCCAGTGCTCGGGACCTGGCGGCCCGAGCGCCTCAGCTGGGGCAGGCCTCACCCATTGAGCTGCCCGACGGCGCCCGCCTGGCTGCCGGCTCCCTGCGAGCAGCGGCCCGCACCCCGACTCGCACGGTCGGTTCCAGGCTCAGTCTCAGAGCGGGGGCAGGTTCCCGGCTGAGAACGAAGGGCGCGCCTCGGAAGGAGGTCGGTAGCGCCAACAGCACCGGGCGGGGGCCCGCGGCCATACGCTGGGGGAGAAGGGCAGTAGCAGGGCGCAGACGCACACGCGTCTGGGGACTTGCGGCGGTGGTGCTGGTGGCCATCAGCCTGGCCGCCTGGGGACCGGCCAAAGCCCTGGTCTCGCACAGGCCCGCGTGGGCGCTCGGCGCAGTCGCAAGCCCGTCAAGCCCTGCGCAATCGTCGGCGTCCGCCAGCGCTGGTGCCCTTCCTGTAGGCAGCCCGTCTCCCGCCACCACCGGGAGCTCAACCGTGAGGGCGTCGACGCCGACTCCTGGAGGGGACGGAGCCGCCGACATGGTCAGTGTCGTCGTCGGACTGGCCGATGCTCGCGACCGGGCTCTCATGGCCGGTGATGCCATCGCTCTAGCGGCTACGACAGTACCTGGGTCGCCCGCGGCACAGGCTGACACACAGGTTCTCACTGAGCTGCTCGACTCCGGTGAAGGCGTCGGGGGGCTGCATACCTCCATCAGCCAGGTCGCTGAGATGAGGCTGCCTGACGACGCGGCGGAGCAGTGGGCCGGCGCGAGAGCGGTCCAGGTGACGCTGTCTCAAAGCGCCTCAACGCGTTCGGGACCTGCGGGAACGCGGACAGTTCCGGCCCTCCAGTCCCGCAGGGTTGTGCTCATCGTCGTCCCGGAGCCGTGGCGAGTGGCCGACATCCGTACCGTGGAGTGAGCTACCTGCCGGACGCGGAATGGGGTGGATGCGGCCCCCGCGGTGCTCAGTAGGGCTCGGTCAGGACCGACGTGTAGCCCTCGCGGTCGAGCACGTCTCGTGCTTCTGCCACCATCGCCGCTGAACCGCACAGGTAGACGTCCGTGCACTCGGGGTCGAGCTGGAGGTCGTGAGCGAGTGCGGTGAGGGCCTGGGTGACTCGTCCGTGGAACGCGTCCGGAGCCTCCTGGCGGCTCAGGCAGCGCACGACGGTTCCCGGCATCGGAGAGCCGATCCTGGTGGTCAGGTCCTCCTCCTGGTAGCGGCACCCGAAGAGCAGAATGTCGCGCTCCAGGCCGGCAGCCTGACCGAACATGGCCAGCATGGGCGCGATACCCGTGCCAGTGGCGATGAACAGACGGCGCCTGCCCGAGTCGACGAGCCCGAAGCCTCCCAGGGGCAGCTCCACCACTGTCTGCGCGCCCGTGTCCGCGTTCTCAATGAACCGGGATCCCCGACCGCCTGTCCGGGTGGAGATGAGCAGACGAAGACGATCCTCCTCCAGCCCCGCGATCGAGTAGTCACGCCATGCGTCATCGCCCACGTGCAGACGGGCGAACTGCCCCGGCGCCCACGAGCCGATACTGCCGTCCAACTGCAGCTCCGCCTCCCACACGCTGGGAGTCAGACGCCGTTTGGCGACCAGGGTGGCGAGGTGCTTACCCTCGGGTAGCGCGTGCTCCGCGCGAGACTCAGGAGCCTCGGGCCTCTCGCGCAGGGCGGAGGCGATGGTGGGATACCCGCGAGGCCCAAGGACCTGGCACGCGGCTGCGACTCCGCCCATCATGGCTCCCATGATGCCTGCGCTCCCGGCATCCTGGCCGGAGAGGAACAGGCCCGAAACGGCTGTGCGTGGCCCCAGAGGCCGAGACCGGAACCTCAGCGGAGTGGCCGGAGGTCCGTAGAAGGCCCCGGCGGGATGAGCGGTGTAGTGCTCGTAGGTCAAAGGAGTGGAGGTCTCCACGTAGTCCACGAGCTCGGTCAGCCCCGGAGCCGCGCTCTCAGCCAGCTCCAGCATGCCTCGGGCGATGTGCTCCTTGAGAACGGAGTACTCGGGGCCGCGGTTTTCTCGGGGCTGCTCGGCCCACTGCCGGAAGGCCCGCGCGTCACAGAAGGAGATGAGCTCGGCGGTATGCGGGGACTCGCCTGACTTCAGGGAGGGAAAGGAGACGAACACGTCATGCAGGTGTCCCTCGAGCAGCGAATCGCTGCAGCGTTGTGCACCCTCGTGATCGAGGTCCCGGTTGATCCAGATGTTGCCGCCATCGATGCCGATGCTGCGCGGGTCGTCACGCAGGCGCAGGAACACGGTGACCGCGGACGTACCCGTACCCAGGTGCTCCAGCGTGCGGCGCGCGGGCCCGGTGCGCCGCCCGATCTCACCGAATGTGGGCAGCAGGCGGTTGAAGGTGTTGGAGGCGCCGATGGCGGAGACGATGACCGGGGCGCGGTAGACGCGTTCGCGGACCTGGGCGCCTCGGTGGTCCATGACGCGGACCCCGACCGCCGTCCCGTTCTCGGTGAGGATCTCGGTGACCTCCTGCCCGACGCGGACAGCGCCTCCGGCCTGCTCAATGCCCTTCTCGAAGGTGCGGGCGATCCGCGCGCTCCCACCGCGGGGGAACCAGGCGCCCTCGAGGTAGTGGGAGACGATCAGCGCGTGCACGGCAAAGGCCGATCGGGACGGCGGCAGGCCGTAGTCCCCCCACTGACTGGCCAGGACGGCCTTGAGCCTGGGGGAGCGGAAGTGGGCATCCAGATACGCCTTCGTCGTCTGAGTGGCTCGACGGCCTCCCAGGCGCTGGGCTGCCCTGAGCAGCGAGGCCGCAGGCCGGGGGACCATCCCCTGGATGAAGCCCAGCGTCGCCCACCGTGTCACCCGGCGAACATCCTGGAAGTAGCGGTGAATGGCTCTGGCCTCCTGCGGGAATGCGTCAACCAGGTCGCGCTCGTACCGAAGCGGATCGCTGCTGACACGCAGCTCCACGCCCGGGTAGACGAACCTGTCGTAGGAGTCGGGCATGCGGTTCCACTCCAGCTCGCCGCCGGAGAGGTAGTCGAAGTAGGCGCGGCCCTGGCTTCCGGGACCGAGCTGACCGATGTAGTGCACCCCCACGTCCCAGGAGGCGCCGTCACGCCGGAAGGTGTGCGTCAGTCCGCCCGGTTCCGTATGCCGCTCCAGGACCAGAACTCGCTTGCCGCCGGCCTGCGCCAGCAGGCCGGCAGTCGTCAGGCCTCCAATACCCGAACCAATCACGATGACGTCGTAGGACATCCTTGACCCCTCCAATGACTAGACAGTGTCAAGTCAGCATAGCAGTCAACTGGACAATGTCTAGTAGTTCGGTTCTAGACTCGTCCCATGACCTCTGAAACGACAGGCAACTCCGGGCGCCGCGGCGGCCGAGACCTGCGCTCCGAGCTGCTGCGAACCAGCAGGGAGCTCCTCGACGAATCCGGCCCCAGCGCCTTGAGCATGCGGGAGGTCGCGCGCCGCGCCGGCTGCACGCACCAGGCGCCTTACCACTACTTCGCAAATCGCGAGGCCATCCTGGCTGCCTTGGTGTGTGAGGGTTTCGATGAGCTCGCGGACAGGCTCGCTGTGGCGCACGAGGGACTTGGGAGTGTGGATCTGCATGCGGTCCTGGTGGCCTCGGGGAACGCCTACGTTGAGTTTGCGCTACGTCACCCCGGAGTGTTCCGGGTGATGTTCCGACCCGACGTCTGCGATCCCGAGCGCTTCCCGGAGGTGGTGGAGGCCGGTGAGCGTGCGCGTCATGAGCTGGCCCGTCTGGCGAAGGCCGTGATGGGCGATGGTGCTCAGCTCGAGGTGGAGGTGCTGATCTGGTCCGGAGTGCACGGCCTGGCATCACTGCTCCTCGACGGCCCCTTGGCGGGCGAGTTCAGCTCCATAGAGGATCGCATCGACTTCGCTCGCGGCGTCGTCGGTCTTGCTGGGGTGCCCGAGGTTGGCAGGGGCTGAGGGGGCGGAATCGGCATAGCGGCTGGTGGGTGACGGAAGTGGAAAGGTGTTCGTTCTCCTGACTGAATGTCCTTGTCGGAGATGAGTAGCAACATGGGTTGACAAAGTAGTTTCGTCAACCTAGGTTGCTCGTATGGATGCGCTCACCGCAGCCACTGAGGCTGCTAACACCACTCGCCCCGAGGACGGGCTACGAGCCGTGGCGGCTCTGCGACGACTGACGGACAGCCTTGAGCTTGCGCAGGTCGAGGCCGCTCTACGTGCGGGCATGGGTTGGAGCGAGATCGCCTCCTGTCTTGGAGTCTCTCGTCAGGCAGTCCACAAGAAGTACGCCAAGCGAGTTCAGCCCGGTCTGGCCCCGACCAGAAGGAGATGACGATGCCCGCCGTTGACCACTACCTGACCTGGCTCAGCGCCATGCACGCGGAAGCCGCACGCCTTCGCCACCGGGAGGTCGAGCTGGAGCACATGCTCCTCGGTCTCCTCGCCCAAGGCGGGACGGCTGCAGCCGTCTTGGCGGCCCGGGGCGTGACTCTCACGCGAGCGCGTGCCGCCATTAAGGAGATGGCTGATACGGACTTTGCTCGCGTGGGCATCAGCCTTCCCGACGCCCTCAGACCTGAGCCGATCTCAGCCGAAGAGCTGACCGCGGAGGCGGGAGGAGAGATTCCCCTTTCGGACACTGCCGCCGAGTTCATTGACAACAAGGGGACTTCGTTCAACTCCAGCGCTCAGGCTCTGCAAGCCCTCATCTCCTCATCCACCGTCTCGCTCCAGTCGCCGGTCGTCAGGCTTCTTGCTCACTGCGGAGTTGATGTCGACTGCCTGCGCACCGAGCTCAGTGAGATAGCGGCCGACAAGGAACCGGCTCGGGGACGCTACCGGATGACTGATGAGTACCGTGGGTACGGCCTGGACCGGGAGCTGAGCCAGGAACGCTTCATCTCCGCCTCGGTGGCTCAGCTGGCCGCACTACTGAGGGACCCGGATCGGCTCACGTGGTGGGCCCTGCCTCGACAGCAGCTGGTTGAGGTTCTTTCCGACGGCGCCGTGCAGAGGGTGGAGGGGCGACGTCGGACCCTCTTCCTGAGGTGGCGGCTGGAGACGGCCGTGGACACGAGGGTTACCTGGTCGTGCACCGTCGTCTCAGGGCGTCGCGACGGTGAGGTGGCCTTCGTGAAGGATCTGCACCTGATCGAGGCGCCAGGTGGCACTCGTGTCCGTCTGGTTCTGGCGCATCGCACATGGGGGCGGCTGGGGGAGCTGGTCTACCCGATCGTCTGGCGCTGGACTCGTCTGGGGCTGGAGAACACGCTCACCGGTATCGCACGGGCTGCAGCGGAGGACTCCTGAGGCGAGCCGCGAGGCCGGGAACTGGCCGTGGGTTGTCGTATGCCCGAG
This region of Actinomyces oris genomic DNA includes:
- the glnA gene encoding type I glutamate--ammonia ligase, translating into MFKDASEALTFIEKENVALVDVRFCDLPGVMQHFTIPVAAFKDEALTDGLMFDGSSIRGFTAIHESDMKLVPDVTTAFLDPFREEKTLVVNFSIVDPFTDEVYSRDPRSIAAKAEDYLRSTGIADTCYIGAEAEFYLFDSVRYEASPAESFYAIDSCEAAWNTGREEEGGNKGYKTAFKGGYFPVSPNDQMADIRDRMVRTCLASGLEIERAHHEVGTAGQQEINYRFSSLLAAGDDMMKFKYIIKNEAWRNGKTATFMPKPIFGDNGSGMHTHHSLWKDGKPLFFDERGYGQLSDLARWYIGGILAHAPALLAFTNPSVNSFHRLVPGFEAPVNLVYSARNRSACIRIPVTGSSPKAKRVEYRVPDPSSNPYLCFAAVLMAGIDGIRNRIEPREPIDKDLYELAPEEYFDIDKLPDSLDQALEALEDDHDFLTEGDVFTPDLIETWIEYKRTNEIEPLRLRPHPYEFQLYYDL
- a CDS encoding lipoyl synthase, with product MSTTVAPEGRKLLRVEARNAQTPIESKPDWLRTRAVVSDTYQEVRGLVREKSLHTVCAEANCPNIYECWNDREATFLVGGEMCTRRCDFCDIATGRPTEYDVDEPRRVAVSIKEMDLRYATVTGVARDDRPDGGAWLYAETARQVHELSPGTGVELLIPDFKGNPDALEDVFSSRPEVLGHNLETVPRIFKRIRPAFSYQGSLDVITAAAEAGLVTKSNLILGMGETRDEIEAAMAALVEARCDILTITQYLRPSKLHHPVDRWVKPQEFVDLSRLAEEIGFAAVMSGPMVRSSYRAGMLWGRAMVKRGRPIPEHLSQLAEPATARQEASALLGAHPHLAAAC
- a CDS encoding TetR/AcrR family transcriptional regulator, which produces MTSETTGNSGRRGGRDLRSELLRTSRELLDESGPSALSMREVARRAGCTHQAPYHYFANREAILAALVCEGFDELADRLAVAHEGLGSVDLHAVLVASGNAYVEFALRHPGVFRVMFRPDVCDPERFPEVVEAGERARHELARLAKAVMGDGAQLEVEVLIWSGVHGLASLLLDGPLAGEFSSIEDRIDFARGVVGLAGVPEVGRG
- a CDS encoding FAD-dependent oxidoreductase; translated protein: MSYDVIVIGSGIGGLTTAGLLAQAGGKRVLVLERHTEPGGLTHTFRRDGASWDVGVHYIGQLGPGSQGRAYFDYLSGGELEWNRMPDSYDRFVYPGVELRVSSDPLRYERDLVDAFPQEARAIHRYFQDVRRVTRWATLGFIQGMVPRPAASLLRAAQRLGGRRATQTTKAYLDAHFRSPRLKAVLASQWGDYGLPPSRSAFAVHALIVSHYLEGAWFPRGGSARIARTFEKGIEQAGGAVRVGQEVTEILTENGTAVGVRVMDHRGAQVRERVYRAPVIVSAIGASNTFNRLLPTFGEIGRRTGPARRTLEHLGTGTSAVTVFLRLRDDPRSIGIDGGNIWINRDLDHEGAQRCSDSLLEGHLHDVFVSFPSLKSGESPHTAELISFCDARAFRQWAEQPRENRGPEYSVLKEHIARGMLELAESAAPGLTELVDYVETSTPLTYEHYTAHPAGAFYGPPATPLRFRSRPLGPRTAVSGLFLSGQDAGSAGIMGAMMGGVAAACQVLGPRGYPTIASALRERPEAPESRAEHALPEGKHLATLVAKRRLTPSVWEAELQLDGSIGSWAPGQFARLHVGDDAWRDYSIAGLEEDRLRLLISTRTGGRGSRFIENADTGAQTVVELPLGGFGLVDSGRRRLFIATGTGIAPMLAMFGQAAGLERDILLFGCRYQEEDLTTRIGSPMPGTVVRCLSRQEAPDAFHGRVTQALTALAHDLQLDPECTDVYLCGSAAMVAEARDVLDREGYTSVLTEPY
- a CDS encoding DUF4191 domain-containing protein, yielding MCRRTNVVYGVPVSSAQSPQPKKKRRLAQYLQNIKDSYTISRRSYPWIGWVMLAVLATCLALGAAVSFGYGLSLWYWLMVGILMALTIDMVILSVVVRRASFSQIEGMPGAAKAVLDQIGRGWFVEPEPVAFTKDQDLVWRLVGRPGVVLIAEGPSTRTRRMLAEEERKVHRLLSTVPIHTLQVGTDAGQVRLTDLSKTLRQLPTKPTSLTDSEITQVSKRLTSMAGKNLPIPKHIDPNRVRPDRRAMRGR
- a CDS encoding serine/threonine-protein kinase codes for the protein MSPTTCPRPADRSRDGASNRARPRRRHLSFRRPRPRRVGSPRAASLPPSDAEPSIPDSALSTLSQQGYTVGEVMGRSTASSAPRRGLDGQGRDVVIRVVDLPHGRAGAIVLRRLADLRVLRHPGLVTVREVVSLPDNRAGVIMDLVEGAGLDVVLGARGRLNVSWLATLLDVLGSALAYLHEHGATHGDVSAGNVLVAADGHPVLVDLLGSAMETGTQEYAAPERLTGAPASSAGDVYALARLLTECAGQGGTASRRLAGILTDALAEDPADRPSARDLAARAPQLGQASPIELPDGARLAAGSLRAAARTPTRTVGSRLSLRAGAGSRLRTKGAPRKEVGSANSTGRGPAAIRWGRRAVAGRRRTRVWGLAAVVLVAISLAAWGPAKALVSHRPAWALGAVASPSSPAQSSASASAGALPVGSPSPATTGSSTVRASTPTPGGDGAADMVSVVVGLADARDRALMAGDAIALAATTVPGSPAAQADTQVLTELLDSGEGVGGLHTSISQVAEMRLPDDAAEQWAGARAVQVTLSQSASTRSGPAGTRTVPALQSRRVVLIVVPEPWRVADIRTVE
- a CDS encoding Clp protease N-terminal domain-containing protein codes for the protein MPAVDHYLTWLSAMHAEAARLRHREVELEHMLLGLLAQGGTAAAVLAARGVTLTRARAAIKEMADTDFARVGISLPDALRPEPISAEELTAEAGGEIPLSDTAAEFIDNKGTSFNSSAQALQALISSSTVSLQSPVVRLLAHCGVDVDCLRTELSEIAADKEPARGRYRMTDEYRGYGLDRELSQERFISASVAQLAALLRDPDRLTWWALPRQQLVEVLSDGAVQRVEGRRRTLFLRWRLETAVDTRVTWSCTVVSGRRDGEVAFVKDLHLIEAPGGTRVRLVLAHRTWGRLGELVYPIVWRWTRLGLENTLTGIARAAAEDS
- the lipB gene encoding lipoyl(octanoyl) transferase LipB, whose amino-acid sequence is MLREDMKLGSRLIPFHEGWQRQKDLHGEVAEGRRPSTLLLVEHEPVYTVGRRAHSWERPSADVVEPGHVPVVDVDRGGKTTWHGPGQLTVYPILHLTQPIDVIRYVRALEAAVIDLCDLYGLETIRVEGRSGVWLPADPEAAGEADQLVRPERKICALGVRVARGVTMHGIGLNVDPDLEAFSLDRIIPCGIDDAGVTSLTAETGRHLETSAPADALVCALENHLTPLVADAT